A single window of Cololabis saira isolate AMF1-May2022 chromosome 24, fColSai1.1, whole genome shotgun sequence DNA harbors:
- the LOC133425401 gene encoding V-set domain-containing T-cell activation inhibitor 1-like — MIHLSRFPLMLLLVFCLNSESCQGSVESFVGRNIKLPCIYESPAEEEFNVYWRDEDDLVVLDIKKNSPDTKYQDEKYQGRVFSFPEEYKKGNFSILMTNLQKNDTGTYECYVKTVSYRRIVDLTVSDRPAERKTDPPSGGAAGLKELPLVVLSALCLLLCF; from the exons ATGATACATCTGAGCAG ATTCccactgatgctgctgctggtttTCTGCCTGAACTCAG AGAGCTGCCAGGGCTCAGTTGAAAGTTTTGTTGGAAGAAACATCAAACTTCCCTGCATCTATGAGTCTCCAGCAGAAGAAGAGTTCAACGTCTACTGGAGGGACGAAGATGACCTGGTTGTCCTAGACATCAAGAAGAATTCACCAGATACCAAGTATCAGGATGAGAAGTATCAAGGTCGAGTGTTCAGCTTCCCTGAAGAGTACAAGAAGGGGAACTTCTCCATCCTCATGACGAACCTGCAGAAGAACGACACGGGCACTTATGAGTGTTACGTCAAGACAGTGTCGTATCGTCGGATAGTCGACCTGACGGTTTCAG ATCGACctgcagaaagaaaaactgatCCTCCGTCAGGTGGAGCAGCAGGACTGAAGGAACTCCCACTGGTCGTCCTCTCTGCTCTCTGTCTGCTGCTCTGCTTctag